CCCCGGGCGCTCGGGAATGGAACGCTTGTCCACATGGTCCAGATCCTTGTCATGCTCCTTTAGCAGTAGTTCCAGTTGTTCTACGAGATAGTTGATGGAATATTGCTCTCCATAGGCCACATTATATGCCCGGTTGAGAGCCTCTGGATTCTCCGTGGTCGCTGCCAATTGATTGGCTTGGATCACATTCTCTATATAGGTGAAGTCTCTGGATTGTTGTCCATCCCCATGTATGGTCACCGGTGCTCTGAATATCATGGCCTTGATGAATCGAGGTATGGCCGCAGCGTAGGCTCCATCGGGATCCTGATTCTTACCGAACACGTTGAAATACCTCAGACCGATGGTCTCCATCCCGTATAGTTGCCCGAATACTTTGGCATACATCTCTCCCACCGCTTTAGAAGCAGCGTAGGGACTCAGAGGCAGCCCGGTGTGTTCTTCCCTTTTGGGAAGTTCTGGAGCATCACCATATACCGAAGAGCTGGATGCGTAAACGAAACGTTTGACCCCATTGAGTCGGGCAGCATCCAGTATATTGAGCGTACCTGTGCTGTTTGCCTGATGCGTGGCCAGCGGAAATTGCACCGATCGGGGTACCGACCCCAAAGCCGCCTGATGAAGGATGATATCCACCCCGTGGGTGGC
This genomic window from Flavobacteriales bacterium contains:
- a CDS encoding SDR family oxidoreductase; amino-acid sequence: MRKIENKVVLITGGAGFIGSNLCERLLQQDNKVICLDNLSTGHRRNIEEFISHTDFQFIKGDLGDIETCRKATHGVDIILHQAALGSVPRSVQFPLATHQANSTGTLNILDAARLNGVKRFVYASSSSVYGDAPELPKREEHTGLPLSPYAASKAVGEMYAKVFGQLYGMETIGLRYFNVFGKNQDPDGAYAAAIPRFIKAMIFRAPVTIHGDGQQSRDFTYIENVIQANQLAATTENPEALNRAYNVAYGEQYSINYLVEQLELLLKEHDKDLDHVDKRSIPERPGDIKHSLADISNAREYLGYEPTHSLADGLQEAMRWYWEYFNAEK